In Drosophila santomea strain STO CAGO 1482 chromosome 2L, Prin_Dsan_1.1, whole genome shotgun sequence, a single window of DNA contains:
- the LOC120452687 gene encoding uncharacterized protein LOC120452687, which yields MNIEANMCSYMKSSCSLLVLILALGAVSAQPARLAKQLQKQQAAPYPSAEELKPEVPFEEGVPDQTYGPPDLTYGPPPTDAVEQLPSDEEPQDFTPDPDAEEVQPIQQSPARLTKQIRSGPRSQGLILLSSSPLRVANSNGIPFPVTIQALW from the exons ATGAACA TCGAAGCCAATATGTGCAGCTACATGAAGTCATCCTGTTCCTTGCTGGTCCTAATCCTGGCACTTGGAGCGGTTTCAGCTCAGCCGGCGAGACTGGCAAAGCAACTACAGAAACAGCAGGCAGCACCGTACCCATCCGCCGAGGAACTGAAGCCAGAGGTGCCATTCGAGGAAGGAGTGCCCGATCAGACTTATGGACCACCGGATCTGACCTACGGACCACCGCCCACCGATGCAGTCGAGCAGCTACCCAGCGATGAGGAGCCGCAAGACTTTACACCCGATCCGGATGCAGAGGAGGTGCAGCCCATCCAGCAGTCTCCCGCTCGCCTGACCAAGCAGATTAGGAGTGGTCCACGATCTCAAGGACTGATTTTGCTATCTTCGAGTCCATTGAGAGTGGCTAATTCCAATGGAATCCCATTTCCAGTGACCATTCAAGCCCTGTGGTAG
- the LOC120443695 gene encoding uncharacterized protein LOC120443695, with the protein MESRVTSGAGQPNTIMIQLVSQQPSSCGQMQAMPISVQTIPLFPNSRQTTERPCRPVSIAPNTRTPPDGPPRTNSRFRAEDYAPTKRKHSQSQFRHFSRGTNQPPPVYYVLRPEDRIMPIYIPPPRFGNRQGAKMETGCPCCGRTTTLNTEEPLGVHVPQNPSAIVEDQQKEAPRRRDQCTNTIDQPDVGNVRTIYETLGRAMVNAAVESAQRSQLAGPSDSKDATNIIMKLLTQMGDQNQTAGGSPLLGAAGNPDNHPDMSKRKASFSEAVSLMQRTASDPSIGKASSDELVDQPRLQSILSDGRLRVEYPKTPRPTPVISAEPGNSPNKRMSTERLRLDSGSSSNAGSSIGHSMA; encoded by the coding sequence ATGGAGTCGAGGGTCACCAGTGGCGCAGGTCAGCCCAATACCATTATGATCCAGCTGGTGTCCCAACAGCCGAGTTCCTGTGGACAGATGCAGGCCATGCCCATCTCGGTGCAGACCATTCCCTTGTTTCCCAATTCCAGACAAACGACAGAGCGACCTTGTCGCCCGGTTTCCATTGCGCCGAATACAAGAACTCCGCCGGACGGACCTCCTCGAACGAATTCCAGATTCCGTGCCGAGGACTATGCTCCAACCAAGCGGAAGCATTCACAAAGCCAGTTTCGTCATTTCTCCCGTGGCACAAACCAACCACCACCGGTGTACTATGTTCTTCGTCCAGAGGACCGGATTATGCCCATCTACATACCACCTCCTAGGTTTGGTAATAGACAAGGAGCAAAGATGGAGACGGGGTGTCCTTGCTGTGGCCGTACAACGACACTGAACACGGAGGAGCCTCTAGGAGTACACGTGCCGCAGAATCCGTCTGCCATAGTCGAGGATCAGCAGAAGGAGGCCCCTCGGAGGCGGGATCAGTGCACGAACACCATTGACCAACCAGATGTGGGGAATGTGAGGACAATTTACGAAACCTTAGGACGTGCAATGGTTAACGCTGCCGTAGAGTCAGCCCAGCGATCCCAACTAGCAGGACCCTCAGACTCCAAGGATGCGACAAATATAATCATGAAATTATTAACCCAGATGGGGGATCAGAATCAAACCGCAGGTGGGAGTCCACTTTTAGGAGCAGCAGGAAATCCGGACAATCACCCGGATATGAGCAAGCGGAAAGCCAGCTTCTCGGAAGCAGTTAGCTTGATGCAGAGAACCGCTTCGGACCCATCCATTGGTAAAGCGTCATCAGATGAGCTAGTTGACCAGCCTAGGCTTCAATCTATACTATCTGATGGTCGTTTGCGCGTCGAGTACCCCAAAACGCCGAGGCCAACACCAGTTATCTCCGCCGAGCCTGGAAACTCCCCCAATAAACGTATGTCTACGGAGAGATTAAGACTCGATTCTGGATCTTCATCCAACGCGGGGAGCTCTATTGGACATAGCATGGCATAA
- the LOC120458756 gene encoding uncharacterized protein LOC120458756 yields the protein MKSTLALICIALFLALYTAVNACDPNSNNQPDCSNSTNVLVKIRNFWDPTRYWWCESTSSTAQPVVCPASDGNPTGFDPTAKDCVAWGNWTWTPYCP from the exons ATGAAGTCCA CTCTAGCTTTGATCTGCATTGCCCTCTTTCTGGCACTCTACACCGCCGTGAATGCGTGCGATCCCAATAGCAACAATCAGCCCGACTGCAGCAACTCAACCAACGTTCTAGTGAAAATCCGCAACTTCTGGGATCCCACTCGCTACTGGTGGTGTGAGTCCACCAGCTCCACAGCCCAGCCTGTGGTGTGCCCGGCGAGCGATGGAAACCCCACCGGATTCGACCCCACAGCGAAAGACTGCGTGGCCTGGGGAAATTGGACATGGACTCCTTACTGTCCCTAA
- the LOC120452653 gene encoding uncharacterized protein LOC120452653 isoform X2, translating into MVDLGLPVSSWYRGLSLDQMQAADDLGMALQFDIRSVRDCLLRLGLSPLVRRRQLVRIVRLSRGQNLAFLFFLFQEHYDTGGSCGKYTVNAQLLLSAIAYLDLPATFRALDKVLPLHGNLSGESKVPMEDQQKLPRPMTVRRSKQYLSESPLLRIQIPNEVGDPKEDEDRWFADFQLHPIQRTVKAVINYELCHLFDHIDEVAPDPAQEARDLCEFHQETRSQERKAFLQEQRRRYLEMIDLEGSEKRLTRERITYHLNRDVDKYLLKFGDKGWSPRVPAFRKTGCVACNELVHVSLETPPQVLLLEGEGGRLYDRSGALMRLCAGEDGKKNVLTKDKVSKVKPKYFTAPENHRPFAFNYEQIFKMGSQQYLDTHDVLRNSLMNALTDENHEQRQGVALGIRSSHINEAVARCVRKIFEKSLLAVPTTPTPKVSSERLVYNRERINPDDDKFMDQMLSDGFEVLRRDPKLVLASLHNGHQIPEVREWACRRFGKRYGPQTNAEIERYRLNMCKLSEMEKKLVPLLTNIDPLIVKQNPIPYALFKEIMEKSNKFKKSFREEVLQIILKQSRLCWQAQHSLRFVNSSGIRRTFFTYLPSSPRSIDPTFSQFLAHRNG; encoded by the exons ATGGTTGATTTGGGTCTACCCGTGTCTAGTTGGTATCGTGGTCTGTCGCTCGATCAAATGCAGGCGGCAGATGACCTGGGAATGGCACTTCAATTCGATATCAGGTCCGTTCGGGATTGCCTGCTGCGCCTCGGACTGAGTCCTTTGGTCAGGAGACGTCAGCTCGTCAGAATTGTGCGGCTCAGTCGTGGCCAGAACCTGGCCTTTCTCTTCTTTCTATTCCAGGAGCACTACGACACCGGCGGTTCCTGCGGAAAGTACACAGTTAATGCACAACTCTTGCTCTCGGCCATCGCCTATCTGGATTTGCCCGCAACTTTTCGAGCTCTAGATAAAGTGCTACCTCTACACGGAAATCTATCCGGCGAATCAAAAGTACCGATGGAAGATCAACAG AAGCTACCACGTCCCATGACTGTTCGTCGGTCCAAGCAGTATCTGTCGGAATCCCCGCTCTTGAGGATTCAGATCCCCAACGAAGTGGGGGATCCGAAGGAGGATGAGGATCGATGGTTCGCCGACTTTCAGTTGCATCCCATCCAGCGTACAGTCAAGGCAGTCATCAACTACGAACTGTGCCACCTGTTCGACCACATAGACGAGGTTGCTCCTGATCCCGCACAGGAAGCCAGGGATCTGTGCGAGTTCCATCAGGAAACTCGATCCCAGGAGCGAAAGGCGTTTCTGCAGGAGCAGCGACGACGCTATTTGGAAATGATTGACTTGGAAGGGTCGGAAAAGCGA CTGACAAGGGAGAGGATAACTTATCACCTGAATCGCGACGTGGACAAGTACCTTCTGAAGTTCGGAGACAAGGGCTGGAGTCCTCGTGTGCCTGCTTTCCGAAAAACCGGATGTGTTGCTTGCAACGAATTGGTGCATGTCAGCTTGGAGACTCCTCCCCAGGTGCTTCTCCTCGAGGGTGAAGGGGGGCGTCTGTATGATAGGAGTGGTGCCTTGATGCGACTCTGTGCTGGTGAGGATGGCAAAAAGAATGTTCTGACTAAGGATAAGGTTTCCAAAGTCAAACCCAAATATTTTACGGCACCCGAAAACCACAGGCCCTTCGCCTTCAACTAtgaacaaatttttaaaatgggCAGCCAGCAATATTTGGACACACATGATGTCCTTCGGAACTCCTTGATGAATGCACTCACTGACGAAAATCACGAGCAGCGGCAAGGAGTTGCTTTGGGTATTAGGAGCAGTCACATCAACGAAGCTGTCGCCCGGTGTGTAAGAAAAATCTTCGAGAAAAGTTTGCTGGCGGTGCCGACTACGCCGACACCCAAGGTTTCCAGTGAACGCCTCGTCTACAACCGCGAACGAATCAATCCTGATGATGACAAGTTCATGGACCAAATGCTAAGCGATGGCTTCGAGGTCTTGCGTCGCGATCCCAAACTGGTGCTGGCCAGCCTGCACAATGGCCACCAAATACCGGAGGTGCGGGAGTGGGCTTGTAGGAGATTTGGCAAGCGATATGGCCCACAAACCAATGCGGAAATCGAAAGATACAGGCTCAACATGTGTAAATTGTCGGAGATGGAAAAGAAATTGGTTCCTTTGTTGACCAATATAGATCCGCTGATAGTCAAACAGAATCCCATTCCCTATGCACTCTTCAAGGAGATCATGGAAAAGTCGAACAAGTTTAAGAAGTCGTTTCGCGAGGAAGTCCTTCAGATCATTCTGAAACAATCCCGTCTCTGCTGGCAGGCGCAGCACAGCCTGCGCTTTGTCAACAGTTCCGGGATTCGTCGCACCTTCTTTACCTATCTGCCAAGTTCTCCCAGGAGTATAGATCCCACCTTCAGCCAATTCTTAGCTCATAGAAATGGCTAA
- the LOC120452653 gene encoding uncharacterized protein LOC120452653 isoform X1, with product MVDLGLPVSSWYRGLSLDQMQAADDLGMALQFDIRSVRDCLLRLGLSPLVRRRQLVRIVRLSRGQNLAFLFFLFQEHYDTGGSCGKYTVNAQLLLSAIAYLDLPATFRALDKVLPLHGNLSGESKVPMEDQQNRSARPTIMSTNSTCHPEKVDEERPTDLPATFRALSRVLSSRTSQKKSSSFRKRKRSSKPYFQKLPRPMTVRRSKQYLSESPLLRIQIPNEVGDPKEDEDRWFADFQLHPIQRTVKAVINYELCHLFDHIDEVAPDPAQEARDLCEFHQETRSQERKAFLQEQRRRYLEMIDLEGSEKRLTRERITYHLNRDVDKYLLKFGDKGWSPRVPAFRKTGCVACNELVHVSLETPPQVLLLEGEGGRLYDRSGALMRLCAGEDGKKNVLTKDKVSKVKPKYFTAPENHRPFAFNYEQIFKMGSQQYLDTHDVLRNSLMNALTDENHEQRQGVALGIRSSHINEAVARCVRKIFEKSLLAVPTTPTPKVSSERLVYNRERINPDDDKFMDQMLSDGFEVLRRDPKLVLASLHNGHQIPEVREWACRRFGKRYGPQTNAEIERYRLNMCKLSEMEKKLVPLLTNIDPLIVKQNPIPYALFKEIMEKSNKFKKSFREEVLQIILKQSRLCWQAQHSLRFVNSSGIRRTFFTYLPSSPRSIDPTFSQFLAHRNG from the exons ATGGTTGATTTGGGTCTACCCGTGTCTAGTTGGTATCGTGGTCTGTCGCTCGATCAAATGCAGGCGGCAGATGACCTGGGAATGGCACTTCAATTCGATATCAGGTCCGTTCGGGATTGCCTGCTGCGCCTCGGACTGAGTCCTTTGGTCAGGAGACGTCAGCTCGTCAGAATTGTGCGGCTCAGTCGTGGCCAGAACCTGGCCTTTCTCTTCTTTCTATTCCAGGAGCACTACGACACCGGCGGTTCCTGCGGAAAGTACACAGTTAATGCACAACTCTTGCTCTCGGCCATCGCCTATCTGGATTTGCCCGCAACTTTTCGAGCTCTAGATAAAGTGCTACCTCTACACGGAAATCTATCCGGCGAATCAAAAGTACCGATGGAAGATCAACAG AATCGTTCTGCTCGGCCTACCATTATGAGTACGAATTCTACGTGCCATCCAGAAAAGGTAGATGAAGAAAGACCTACGGATCTCCCAGCTACATTTAGAGCGCTGAGCAGAGTTCTTTCCTCGCGGACATCTCAAAAGAAATCATCGTCTTTTcgcaaaaggaaaaggagTTCAAAACCCTACTTTCAGAAGCTACCACGTCCCATGACTGTTCGTCGGTCCAAGCAGTATCTGTCGGAATCCCCGCTCTTGAGGATTCAGATCCCCAACGAAGTGGGGGATCCGAAGGAGGATGAGGATCGATGGTTCGCCGACTTTCAGTTGCATCCCATCCAGCGTACAGTCAAGGCAGTCATCAACTACGAACTGTGCCACCTGTTCGACCACATAGACGAGGTTGCTCCTGATCCCGCACAGGAAGCCAGGGATCTGTGCGAGTTCCATCAGGAAACTCGATCCCAGGAGCGAAAGGCGTTTCTGCAGGAGCAGCGACGACGCTATTTGGAAATGATTGACTTGGAAGGGTCGGAAAAGCGA CTGACAAGGGAGAGGATAACTTATCACCTGAATCGCGACGTGGACAAGTACCTTCTGAAGTTCGGAGACAAGGGCTGGAGTCCTCGTGTGCCTGCTTTCCGAAAAACCGGATGTGTTGCTTGCAACGAATTGGTGCATGTCAGCTTGGAGACTCCTCCCCAGGTGCTTCTCCTCGAGGGTGAAGGGGGGCGTCTGTATGATAGGAGTGGTGCCTTGATGCGACTCTGTGCTGGTGAGGATGGCAAAAAGAATGTTCTGACTAAGGATAAGGTTTCCAAAGTCAAACCCAAATATTTTACGGCACCCGAAAACCACAGGCCCTTCGCCTTCAACTAtgaacaaatttttaaaatgggCAGCCAGCAATATTTGGACACACATGATGTCCTTCGGAACTCCTTGATGAATGCACTCACTGACGAAAATCACGAGCAGCGGCAAGGAGTTGCTTTGGGTATTAGGAGCAGTCACATCAACGAAGCTGTCGCCCGGTGTGTAAGAAAAATCTTCGAGAAAAGTTTGCTGGCGGTGCCGACTACGCCGACACCCAAGGTTTCCAGTGAACGCCTCGTCTACAACCGCGAACGAATCAATCCTGATGATGACAAGTTCATGGACCAAATGCTAAGCGATGGCTTCGAGGTCTTGCGTCGCGATCCCAAACTGGTGCTGGCCAGCCTGCACAATGGCCACCAAATACCGGAGGTGCGGGAGTGGGCTTGTAGGAGATTTGGCAAGCGATATGGCCCACAAACCAATGCGGAAATCGAAAGATACAGGCTCAACATGTGTAAATTGTCGGAGATGGAAAAGAAATTGGTTCCTTTGTTGACCAATATAGATCCGCTGATAGTCAAACAGAATCCCATTCCCTATGCACTCTTCAAGGAGATCATGGAAAAGTCGAACAAGTTTAAGAAGTCGTTTCGCGAGGAAGTCCTTCAGATCATTCTGAAACAATCCCGTCTCTGCTGGCAGGCGCAGCACAGCCTGCGCTTTGTCAACAGTTCCGGGATTCGTCGCACCTTCTTTACCTATCTGCCAAGTTCTCCCAGGAGTATAGATCCCACCTTCAGCCAATTCTTAGCTCATAGAAATGGCTAA
- the LOC120458757 gene encoding uncharacterized protein LOC120458757, which yields RCQLRHSVSAIVLLFLALCVAINADFVCDPNGDGQPDCVSRSGDISRDFWDPTHYWRCSGTGQAELVACDPQTGFDPKTGVCVDWRVWQWYPPCPETST from the coding sequence AGATGCCAACTGAGGCACTCTGTTTCAGCCATAGTCCTTCTGTTCCTGGCCCTCTGCGTGGCTATCAACGCCGACTTTGTCTGCGATCCCAATGGCGATGGTCAGCCCGATTGCGTGAGTCGCTCCGGAGACATTTCCCGCGACTTCTGGGATCCCACCCACTACTGGAGGTGCTCTGGCACCGGACAGGCTGAGCTCGTTGCCTGCGATCCGCAGACTGGATTCGATCCCAAAACTGGAGTATGCGTGGATTGGCGCGTTTGGCAGTGGTATCCGCCATGTCCCGAAACATCCACCTAA
- the LOC120458754 gene encoding accessory gland protein Acp29AB-like: MYKYASLFCLLALWNLWEVGANTDKDNAATPKPATPYYTIDNIAEHQQHWFNYNSLRQNGTSWRIDAMVQRLESRLQALQDQLDADIQSLKQQIVSYNMENLYMPKKKDLTGFKKVGSRYFYLETKSKQTWDTASDSCRRMGGHLANIHDEQEMNEIFKGAPDYRYWVDLNSRPKDDGIFTSSLTGRKAPFFKWKSKQTNVHLHCAYVYDKQMIDESCDEKNYFACQAEQWA, encoded by the coding sequence ATGTACAAGTACGCAAGTTTGTTCTGCCTTTTAGCTTTATGGAACCTTTGGGAAGTCGGTGCTAATACGGACAAAGACAATGCTGCAACTCCAAAACCGGCAACGCCGTATTATACCATCGACAACATTGCAGAGCACCAGCAGCACTGGTTTAACTACAATTCCTTAAGACAAAATGGAACTTCGTGGAGAATTGATGCCATGGTACAACGCTTAGAAAGTCGATTGCAGGCCCTTCAAGACCAATTGGACGCTGATATTCAGTCTCTAAAGCAACAAATTGTATCCTACAACATGGAAAACTTATATATGCCCAAGAAGAAAGATCTGACTGGGTTCAAGAAGGTTGGCTCAAGGTACTTTTATTTGGAAACGAAAAGTAAGCAGACCTGGGATACTGCATCCGACTCGTGTCGTCGAATGGGCGGTCACCTGGCGAACATCCATGATGAGCAGGAGATGAACGAAATCTTTAAAGGAGCCCCCGACTATCGCTACTGGGTGGACTTGAATAGCCGTCCAAAAGATGATGGTATCTTCACATCTTCACTAACCGGAAGGAAAGCTCCATTTTTCAAATGGAAGTCAAAGCAGACCAATGTACATCTACATTGCGCGTATGTCTATGATAAACAAATGATCGATGAGAGTTGTGACGAAAAGAATTATTTTGCTTGCCAAGCTGAACAATGGGCCTGA
- the LOC120452653 gene encoding uncharacterized protein LOC120452653 isoform X3: protein MEDQQNRSARPTIMSTNSTCHPEKVDEERPTDLPATFRALSRVLSSRTSQKKSSSFRKRKRSSKPYFQKLPRPMTVRRSKQYLSESPLLRIQIPNEVGDPKEDEDRWFADFQLHPIQRTVKAVINYELCHLFDHIDEVAPDPAQEARDLCEFHQETRSQERKAFLQEQRRRYLEMIDLEGSEKRLTRERITYHLNRDVDKYLLKFGDKGWSPRVPAFRKTGCVACNELVHVSLETPPQVLLLEGEGGRLYDRSGALMRLCAGEDGKKNVLTKDKVSKVKPKYFTAPENHRPFAFNYEQIFKMGSQQYLDTHDVLRNSLMNALTDENHEQRQGVALGIRSSHINEAVARCVRKIFEKSLLAVPTTPTPKVSSERLVYNRERINPDDDKFMDQMLSDGFEVLRRDPKLVLASLHNGHQIPEVREWACRRFGKRYGPQTNAEIERYRLNMCKLSEMEKKLVPLLTNIDPLIVKQNPIPYALFKEIMEKSNKFKKSFREEVLQIILKQSRLCWQAQHSLRFVNSSGIRRTFFTYLPSSPRSIDPTFSQFLAHRNG from the exons ATGGAAGATCAACAG AATCGTTCTGCTCGGCCTACCATTATGAGTACGAATTCTACGTGCCATCCAGAAAAGGTAGATGAAGAAAGACCTACGGATCTCCCAGCTACATTTAGAGCGCTGAGCAGAGTTCTTTCCTCGCGGACATCTCAAAAGAAATCATCGTCTTTTcgcaaaaggaaaaggagTTCAAAACCCTACTTTCAGAAGCTACCACGTCCCATGACTGTTCGTCGGTCCAAGCAGTATCTGTCGGAATCCCCGCTCTTGAGGATTCAGATCCCCAACGAAGTGGGGGATCCGAAGGAGGATGAGGATCGATGGTTCGCCGACTTTCAGTTGCATCCCATCCAGCGTACAGTCAAGGCAGTCATCAACTACGAACTGTGCCACCTGTTCGACCACATAGACGAGGTTGCTCCTGATCCCGCACAGGAAGCCAGGGATCTGTGCGAGTTCCATCAGGAAACTCGATCCCAGGAGCGAAAGGCGTTTCTGCAGGAGCAGCGACGACGCTATTTGGAAATGATTGACTTGGAAGGGTCGGAAAAGCGA CTGACAAGGGAGAGGATAACTTATCACCTGAATCGCGACGTGGACAAGTACCTTCTGAAGTTCGGAGACAAGGGCTGGAGTCCTCGTGTGCCTGCTTTCCGAAAAACCGGATGTGTTGCTTGCAACGAATTGGTGCATGTCAGCTTGGAGACTCCTCCCCAGGTGCTTCTCCTCGAGGGTGAAGGGGGGCGTCTGTATGATAGGAGTGGTGCCTTGATGCGACTCTGTGCTGGTGAGGATGGCAAAAAGAATGTTCTGACTAAGGATAAGGTTTCCAAAGTCAAACCCAAATATTTTACGGCACCCGAAAACCACAGGCCCTTCGCCTTCAACTAtgaacaaatttttaaaatgggCAGCCAGCAATATTTGGACACACATGATGTCCTTCGGAACTCCTTGATGAATGCACTCACTGACGAAAATCACGAGCAGCGGCAAGGAGTTGCTTTGGGTATTAGGAGCAGTCACATCAACGAAGCTGTCGCCCGGTGTGTAAGAAAAATCTTCGAGAAAAGTTTGCTGGCGGTGCCGACTACGCCGACACCCAAGGTTTCCAGTGAACGCCTCGTCTACAACCGCGAACGAATCAATCCTGATGATGACAAGTTCATGGACCAAATGCTAAGCGATGGCTTCGAGGTCTTGCGTCGCGATCCCAAACTGGTGCTGGCCAGCCTGCACAATGGCCACCAAATACCGGAGGTGCGGGAGTGGGCTTGTAGGAGATTTGGCAAGCGATATGGCCCACAAACCAATGCGGAAATCGAAAGATACAGGCTCAACATGTGTAAATTGTCGGAGATGGAAAAGAAATTGGTTCCTTTGTTGACCAATATAGATCCGCTGATAGTCAAACAGAATCCCATTCCCTATGCACTCTTCAAGGAGATCATGGAAAAGTCGAACAAGTTTAAGAAGTCGTTTCGCGAGGAAGTCCTTCAGATCATTCTGAAACAATCCCGTCTCTGCTGGCAGGCGCAGCACAGCCTGCGCTTTGTCAACAGTTCCGGGATTCGTCGCACCTTCTTTACCTATCTGCCAAGTTCTCCCAGGAGTATAGATCCCACCTTCAGCCAATTCTTAGCTCATAGAAATGGCTAA